The sequence below is a genomic window from bacterium 336/3.
TCATAGAAACAAATATTCCTCAACCCAAAACGGGTGAGGTAGTTATTAAGGTAGAAGCTATTGGAGTAAACTACTCTGATACACTACGTAGACGAAACCAGTATTTTCAACCTACACCATTACCTTATATTTTGGGTTCAGAAGCTGTTGGACAAATTGTTTCAGTGGGTGATGTAGTAACAGAACCTTATGGCGTTGGAACAAGAGTTTTGGCTATTCTTCCATTTGGTGGAGGATATTCAGAATATGTTTCTGCCATAGCACAATATTGTGTTCCTCTTCCACCTCATATTGACTCAAAAACAGCCACAGCTATCTTTGTGCAAGGAACAACAGCACAACTAATGATTTCACAATTTGCTAAAGACCTGAAAGATAAAACTGTTCTCATCAATGCTGCTGCTGGAGGTGTGGGTTCTTTACTGGTTCAGTTGGCAAAACTCAATGGTGCAAAAGTAATTGCAACAAGTAGCTCAGACGAAAAACTCAAAGTAGCTAAAGCTCATGGAGCAGATGAAACTATCAACTATTCTAAAGAAAATTGGAGTGAAAAAGTGAAATCAGCCAACAATGGACAAGGTGTAGATATTGCTTTTGAAATGGTAGGAGGGAACATTTATAATGAAACTGTAAAATCGTTGGCTCAAGGTGGACACCTTATTGTGTATGGTTGTGCAAGTGGTATTCAAGGGCAAGTACATCCTGAATATTTTGTTGATGAAAATATCAGTCAATCAGGTTTCAACTTGGCTTTTTACATTACTAATAAGATGCC
It includes:
- a CDS encoding NADPH:quinone reductase, with amino-acid sequence MKQVQLKQYGSPDELKLIETNIPQPKTGEVVIKVEAIGVNYSDTLRRRNQYFQPTPLPYILGSEAVGQIVSVGDVVTEPYGVGTRVLAILPFGGGYSEYVSAIAQYCVPLPPHIDSKTATAIFVQGTTAQLMISQFAKDLKDKTVLINAAAGGVGSLLVQLAKLNGAKVIATSSSDEKLKVAKAHGADETINYSKENWSEKVKSANNGQGVDIAFEMVGGNIYNETVKSLAQGGHLIVYGCASGIQGQVHPEYFVDENISQSGFNLAFYITNKMPLWQEALGTIIELIAQGKLKIETPKTFTLSDVAEAHRQIEARQTTGKVVLTTNH